A window from Ciconia boyciana chromosome 21, ASM3463844v1, whole genome shotgun sequence encodes these proteins:
- the RRAGC gene encoding ras-related GTP-binding protein C: protein MPANPGKAVPCRVGLDEQKEAPGRALVAGGRQARSDMALQFGGASAAGTAEEPALVGGSFGAADSFPKDFGYGEEEEEAELEGGPGPGGPGGGAGGPGGGAGGADSKPRILLMGLRRSGKSSIQKVVFHKMSPNETLFLESTNKIYKDDISNSSFVNFQIWDFPGQMDFFDPTFDYEMIFRGTGALIYVIDAQDDYMEALTRLHITVSKAYKVNPEMNFEVFIHKVDGLSDDHKIETQRDIHQRANDDLTDAGLEKLHLSFYLTSIYDHSIFEAFSKVVQKLIPQLPTLENLLNIFISNSGIEKAFLFDVVSKIYIATDSSPVDMQSYELCCDMIDVVIDVSCIYGLKEDGTGSAYDKESMAIIKLNNTTVLYLKEVTKFLALVCILREESFERKGLIDYNFHCFRKAIHEVFEVGVASHRICNHQSSTSNMKAVTHNGTPRNAV from the exons ATGCCAGCCAATCCGGGGAAAGCTGTGCCGTGTCGAGTTGGGTTGGACGAGCAGAAGGAGGCCCCGGGACGGGCGCTGGTGGCTGGAGGGCGGCAGGCTCGGTCGGACATGGCGCTGCAGTTCGGCGGGGCGAGCGCGGCGGGCACGGCTGAGGAGCCGGCGTTGGTGGGGGGCAGCTTCGGGGCTGCAGACTCGTTCCCCAAGGACTTCGGCtacggggaggaggaggaggaggcggagcTGGAGGGAGGCCCAGGGCCcggcgggcccggcggcggcgcgggcgggcccggcggcggcgcgggcggggcggACTCCAAGCCGCGGATCCTGCTTATGGGGCTGCGGCGCAGCGGGAAGTCCTCCATCCAGAAG GTGGTGTTTCACAAAATGTCTCCCAATGAGACTCTGTTCTTGGAAAGTACGAACAAGATCTACAAAGATGATATTTCCAACAGTTCATTTGTGAATTTCCAAATATGGGATTTTCCTGGACAGATGGACTTTTTTGATCCAACATTTGATTATGAGATGATCTTCAGAGGAACAGGTGCTCTAATATATGTTATTGATGCCCAG GATGACTACATGGAAGCTTTAACAAGACTCCACATTACAGTTTCAAAAGCCTACAAGGTCAACCCGGAAATGAACTTTGAAGTTTTTATTCATAAAGTTGATGGTTTATCGGATGACCATAAAATAGAAACTCAGAGGGATATTCATCAGAGGGCTAATGATGACCTTACAGATGCTGGGCTTGAAAAACTTCACCTTAG CTTTTATTTGACCAGTATCTATGACCATTCAATATTTGAAGCCTTCAGTAAAGTGGTACAGAAGCTCATTCCGCAACTGCCAACGTTGGAAAATCTACTAAATATCTTTATATCA aatTCCGGcattgaaaaagcttttctcttcgATGTAGTCAGCAAAATCTACATTGCAACAGACAGTTCCCCTGTGGACATGCAGTCATATGAGTTGTGCTGTGACATGATTGATGTAGTGATAGATGTTTCCTGTATATATGG GTTAAAGGAAGATGGCACTGGAAGTGCTTATGATAAAGAGTCAATGGCAATTATCAAGCTCAATAACACAACGGTCCTGTACTTAAAAGAAGTAACAAAGTTTTTGGCATTAGTTTGCATTCTTAGAGAAGAGAGTTTTGAGCGCAAAG GTCTGATAGACTACAATTTTCATTGCTTCCGCAAAGCCATTCATGAAGTCTTTGAAGTAGGTGTTGCGTCCCACAGAATCTGCAACCATCAATCAAGCACCTCAAATATGAAAGCAGTGACTCACAATGGCACACCTAGGAATGCAGTCTAG
- the MYCBP gene encoding C-Myc-binding protein, which yields MAHYKAADSKREQFRRYLEKSGVLDTLTKVLVALYEEPEKPNSALDFLKHHLGASAPENPEIEALRLEVAEMKEKYEAVLEENKKLKTKLAQYEPPQDEKHGE from the exons ATGGCGCATTACAAG GCCGCGGACTCCAAGCGGGAGCAGTTCCGCCGGTACCTGGAGAAGTCGGGGGTGCTGGACACGCTCACCAAGG TGTTGGTAGCCTTGTATGAAGAGCCAGAGAAACCAAATAGTGCACTGGA CTTTCTGAAGCATCATCTGGGAGCTTCAGCTCCTGAGAATCCAGAAATAGAGGCACTTCGCTTGGAAGTggcagagatgaaagaaaaatacgaAGCTGtgttggaagaaaataaaaaactgaaaaccaaG CTGGCTCAGTATGAACCACCTCAAGACGAGAAGCATGGTGAATAA